One window of the Janthinobacterium sp. PAMC25594 genome contains the following:
- a CDS encoding lysophospholipid acyltransferase family protein has product MLVPIFRFLSLFPLPVLHGLGAALGWVIYAISPSYRRRMRENMQGAGFSQHLHTAVAEAGKSVLELPFIWCAPAERVARHATVENWDLVEKALQHGRGIVFLTPHLGCFEIVAQQIALRTPLTVMYRPPKRAALKPLIEGARARENLMLAPANMSGVRIFAKCLKKGQPIGLLPDQVPQEGEGVWADFFGRPAYTMTLPAKLAQMGGAEVIITYAERLPGGRGYVVHFVPFTESLDSTSAEQARTINAAMEQLIARSPAQYLWSYNRYKVPRGAPPPTPASPDAAKEQA; this is encoded by the coding sequence ATGTTAGTCCCAATTTTCCGCTTTTTATCCCTCTTTCCCCTGCCCGTCCTGCATGGCCTGGGCGCTGCGCTCGGCTGGGTGATTTACGCCATTTCCCCTTCCTACCGGCGCCGCATGCGCGAGAACATGCAGGGTGCGGGGTTTTCGCAACACTTGCACACGGCCGTGGCCGAAGCGGGCAAGAGCGTGCTGGAATTGCCCTTCATCTGGTGCGCGCCAGCCGAGCGTGTAGCGCGCCATGCCACGGTGGAAAACTGGGACTTGGTGGAAAAAGCGTTGCAACACGGCCGCGGCATCGTCTTCCTGACGCCGCACCTGGGCTGCTTCGAGATTGTCGCGCAACAGATCGCCCTGCGCACGCCGCTCACCGTGATGTACCGCCCGCCCAAGCGCGCCGCCCTGAAACCGCTGATCGAGGGCGCCCGCGCGCGCGAAAACCTGATGCTGGCGCCGGCCAACATGTCGGGCGTACGCATCTTTGCCAAATGCCTGAAAAAGGGACAACCCATCGGCCTGCTGCCGGACCAGGTGCCGCAAGAGGGCGAAGGCGTGTGGGCCGATTTCTTCGGCCGTCCCGCCTACACCATGACCCTGCCGGCCAAGCTGGCGCAGATGGGCGGCGCCGAAGTCATCATCACCTACGCCGAACGCCTGCCGGGCGGACGCGGCTATGTCGTGCATTTCGTGCCATTTACCGAATCGCTGGACAGCACTTCGGCCGAGCAGGCGCGCACCATCAACGCGGCCATGGAACAATTGATCGCGCGCAGCCCGGCGCAATACCTGTGGAGCTACAACCGCTACAAGGTACCGCGCGGCGCGCCGCCGCCCACGCCGGCCAGCCCCGATGCCGCCAAGGAGCAGGCATGA
- a CDS encoding lipid A biosynthesis acyltransferase has translation MRLLIAFMWLLHWLPLPILGRFGVGVGSVLFLVMRKRRDIALTNLRLCMPQLSEAQRVDLARQHFQAYSRSVWERSILWWASEERLNRLIKKVPAFPGQQIAAKPTILLCPHFVCLDVAGAATAMEISASSMYVQQKNAAFDQALRAGRSRFKPPKLFTRQDGIKTILRALRDGLPYFMLPDMDFGEKDAEFVPFFGVPAATLTATARLALAAKAQVIPVIATFLPNYQGWKVTYYPAWDDYPGDDITAATRRMNEFIEERVREAPAEYFWTHKRFKTRPQGEASFYNQHK, from the coding sequence ATGAGACTGCTGATCGCCTTCATGTGGCTGCTGCACTGGTTGCCCCTGCCCATCCTGGGCCGCTTCGGCGTCGGCGTTGGCAGCGTGTTGTTCCTTGTCATGCGCAAACGGCGCGATATCGCTCTGACGAACTTGCGCCTGTGCATGCCGCAATTGTCGGAAGCGCAACGCGTGGACCTGGCACGCCAGCATTTCCAGGCGTATTCGCGCAGCGTGTGGGAGCGCAGCATCCTGTGGTGGGCGTCGGAAGAACGCCTGAACCGCCTGATCAAAAAGGTGCCCGCCTTTCCGGGCCAGCAGATCGCGGCCAAGCCCACTATCCTGCTGTGCCCGCACTTCGTCTGCCTCGACGTGGCCGGCGCCGCCACGGCGATGGAAATTTCCGCTTCCTCGATGTATGTGCAGCAAAAGAACGCCGCCTTCGACCAGGCCCTGCGCGCCGGCCGTTCGCGCTTCAAGCCGCCCAAGCTGTTTACGCGCCAGGACGGCATCAAGACGATTCTGCGCGCGCTGCGCGACGGCTTGCCGTATTTCATGCTGCCGGACATGGATTTCGGCGAAAAGGATGCGGAATTCGTGCCCTTCTTCGGCGTGCCCGCCGCCACCCTGACGGCCACGGCGCGCCTGGCGCTGGCCGCCAAGGCGCAGGTGATTCCCGTCATCGCCACTTTTTTGCCCAATTACCAGGGCTGGAAAGTGACGTATTACCCGGCATGGGACGATTATCCGGGCGACGACATCACGGCCGCCACGCGCCGCATGAACGAATTCATCGAAGAGCGGGTGCGCGAAGCGCCAGCCGAATACTTCTGGACGCATAAACGCTTCAAGACGCGTCCGCAAGGCGAAGCCTCGTTCTATAACCAGCACAAGTGA